The Desulfovibrio sp. G11 region TGCGAGAACAGGTTACCCTTGGCAAAAACATGAAGGCGGGCATCTGGCATTTCAAGCATCTCGGCAAAGACTATTACAAGGTGACCGCGCCCAAAAGGGCTATGGTGCTGGATTCCAAGGAGAGTAAAAAATATAATGGCGTTCCCATCATTATATTTCCCTGGCACGGTGGTAAAAATCAGCGTTGGAAGGTCATTGCCAGGGGAGAGTTCTATTCTCTGATTAATCAGGAGACAGGGCTGGCCCTTGACCTCAAGGGTAATGTGCAGCGCGCTGGCAGTGTTTTTCAGGGATATACGGAAAATTCTTCGCGGGGGCAGCTTTTTCGACTGACGCCCCAGAGTGAAGAGAGCTTCGCCCCAAAATCGCCTGTTAACCAGGAGGAAGAACAGCCTATGAAATCATTTAGCAATGGGCCGTCGGCGCGATAAGAGATTGCCATCCCGTCAGGTTGTTGGAAAGTTCATGCTTGATGCAGTACAGGCTAACAGCCCGAAAAATATTGCACAAAATATTTTAGAGCTTTTTACCTTTGAAAAAGTTTAATTGTTCCCAAAGGGTATCTGTGTTTCAAAGCAGGGCAAAGGCATCAGCCCGGTCAGACTCAGGCCGGACACGGTACAGGGTGCCGTTCATAATTTTTTGAATCCTTTTTATTTTTTGAAAGGTGGTAAAAGATGGCAAAAGTAAAAGCAACCGTGCTGGTGTCTCTTTTGGCTTTGTCGTTGTGCTATGGGGGGTGTGTCTCTTATCCTTATTATGATTCGGACTATGAACGCAACCAGCAGGCCGCCTATGACCGTGAGCGGGATCGCCGCCTGGCAATGGAGCGTCATGCAAATGCCGTGGAACGGCAACGCCTGGAGCGTGAGCGCCTGCAATGGGAGCGTCAGGAAAATGCCCGCATTCAGGCCGAGCGCAAGCGCATTCAGGCCGAGCGTAAGCGCATGCGGCAGGAGCAAGAGAGAAGAGAACAGCAGAGAAAAGAGCAACAGCAGAGAGAGCAGAAAAAGGATCGTCCATCGCAGGGCGACCAGCATCGTGGCGACCAACGGAGGCCGCACAGGGGTTCGCAGTATAGTAAGGACCAGCAGCGGAAAGAGCCACGCCGCGATGACCAGCAGAAAAAACAGCAGTATGAGCAGCGCCGCCAGCGCGACAGCCAGAAGAGGCAACAGTATGAGCAGCGCCGTCAGCGCGGTGACCAGCAAAAGAAACAGCAGTATGAACAGCGCCGCCAGCGCAAGGACCAGCAGCGCAGTGAACAGCCGAATCAATAAAAGCAGAAGCGGCAACGGGCCCACTGCTGTCTGGCAAATGCGGCTGCCGCTGCTCTCGGCCACATGCTGCCTGACTACGACAGCGGGCCAGAGTCCATTTCTGGCACCAGACAGATAAATTTTTATCAAGACGGAGAGTTGCGATTTGCCCTCCGCGCGGATACCTGGCAGGTTTCGTGGAAACATCTCTTGTTGAGTGTAAGAAATGGCGAACTGCTTGTACGGAATTCGCCATTTTTATTGGTTGGGCTGGGAGGTCGTCTCTTTTGCCCTTTTGCTCGGAGAAAAACAATCTTCCGTCGGCCAGATTTTTTCTGGTACTATCCAGAATTTTTTGCACATTTTGTAGCCGTCAGTCAGTGTGAATTTGGGCGGTGCTGACCGGCCCCGGTTTTTTGTACCAGGCTAAAAGTTAGTGGCAAGCGCTTTGCGGCGCTTCTTCTGCCATCCGTATACACAACAACTCAGTGGGAGGCGAGAGCGACCCCATTGCCCCTCCCATGGGAGGGGCAAAAAACGTCAGAGGTGCTGGCGGTTGGCCTCCCAGGGAACGATGCGGCCGGCGGTGATTGTAATGCCTACGCCAGTTCTCAATAACAATTTCAGCCTCTTGTAGCGTCATAAACAGCTCGCCGTCCAGCAGCTTGTCGCGCAATTTTCCGTTAAAGCTTTCGCAGTAGCCGTTTTCCCAAGGGCTTCCCGGCTCAATGTATTGAGTCTGTACCGATAGTTCCGCCAACCACTTTTTCAAGGCTAATGCCACGAATTTCGGGCCGTTGTCCGAACGAATATTGTCCGGTCGGCCATGGGTCAAAAACAAATCCGCCAAGACATGCATGACCTGCTCGGCACGAATCGTACGAGCCACATGCAAGGCCAAGCATTCACGGCTGTATTCGTCAATGACCACCAATACCCGGAAGGCTTTGCCATTAACGGTACGGCAATGCACGAAGTCATAAGCCCAGACATGGTTTTTCCACTCCGGGCGGAGACGAACGCAGGAACCGTCATTCAACCACAGCCGTTTTCGTGGGCGCTGTTTTGCCGGAACTTTCAAGCCTTCCTGTTTCCAAATCCGCTCTACGCGGTTGTAGCTGATACCCCACCCGTCCATCCGCAAAAGATCGGTTATCGCCCTGTATCCGTACCGGCCATACTCCGAAGCGTAGTTGATCACCGCCTGGCGCACCAGCACTGAAAATTCACGGACAGAAGACGTGTACCGCTGCGTTGTCCGGTTTTGCCCAAGAACAGCGCATATTTTACGCTCGCTGCTCCCGGTCTGCTCACGAACATGCTCCGCACATTGGCGGCGACGAGCGGGGCTCAAAAGTTTCCCTTTGCCACCTCCGCCAAAATAATTTTCTCAAGACTCAGATCGGCCACTGCCCGCCGCAGTCTGGCATTTTCCTTTTCAAGCTCTTTCAACCGCTTGAGCTGATCCGTTCCCATGCCACCGTATTCCTTGCGCCAACGGTAGTAGGTTTGCTCCGTCACGGCTATCTTTCGGCAGGCCATGGCGATGCTCTCGCCTTGTCCCACTAGCACCTCGACCTCGCGTAGCTTGAAGATAATCTGCTCTGCTGTGAAGTTTTTGCGACCCATTGCAAGCCCTCCGTGCCCACACCATACACTAACTTTGGCTCTTCCGGGTTTTCCGTGGGTAGCTGATCTGCTAATGTCCTTCCCGGAGGGCACCAATGAAGGATACGGACCTATATTTTCGGATTCTCGGGCTGACCGAGCCCTGGTTTGTTGAGGCTGTTGAACTGGACACGGCGGAAGGTCGGGTAGACATCCGCGTGGAGCATGGTCCTGGTGTTCGCTGGTTTTGCCCTACTTGTGGTCGAGAGCTGGCTTGCCGCGACCATGCCGAGCCTCGTGTCTGGCGCCATCTGGACACGTGCCAGTTCAAGACGTTCCTGCATGCTCGGATTCCCCGAGTGGACTGCCCCGAGCATGGCGTCCTTCAGGTCAACGTGCCTTGGGCCGAGTCCAAGGCACGTTTCACCATATTGATGGAGCGATTGATCATCGACGTGCTGACCGAGTGCGCCACCGTAACAGGAGCGCGGCGCATCCTGCGCATCACCTGGGACGAAGCATGGGGTGTCATGGAAAGGGCGGTGCGCCGGGGCCGGGAGCGCAAGCAATCGAATCCCTCGCGGTATCTTGGCGTTGACGAGAAGGCATTCCGCAAGGGGCACGACTATGTGACCGTGGTTTGTGATCTGATCGGCAGCACGGTGGAGTATGTGGCCGACGAGCGTAAGGCCGAAAGCCTTGAGGGGTACTACCTTCAGTTCACCAAGGCGCAGTTGGAGCGGATCAAGGCCGTGGCCATGGACATGTGGGAGCCCTATTTTAAAGCTACGCTCAAACATGTGCCGGACGCGGCGGGGAAAATCGTTCACGATCGGTTCCACGTCATGAAACACGTAGGCGAGGCTGTGGACCGGGTACGCAAGCAAGAGCACCGCGAACTCACAAGTCAGGATGACCATCGACTCAAGGGCACGAAATTCCTCTGGCTATACCGGGAGGAGAATCTGCCGGACAAACACCGGCCAGCCCTGGAGGCCTTGAAGACAGCGAACCTCAAGGTGGCCAAGGCCTGGGCCATGAAGGAAAGCCTGAACGACGTCTGGAAGTACCTGAGCACGGGATGGGCCAGACGTTTTGTGAAGCGATGGCTGGTCTGGGTGAACAGGTCAGATCTTGCCCCAATGCGCAAAGTGGGCGGACTGATTCAGAGACATCTTGAGAACATCCTGACCTTCTGCCGCCACAGGATCACCAACGGCGTGGCCGAGGGCCTCAACAGCAAGATCATGGCCATCAAGAGGAAGGCTTGCGGTTATAGGAACCGGGAGCATTTCAAGACAGCCATCTACTTCTTCTGTGGCGGTCTAAACCTCTACCCGGCCAGTTCCTGACAGGGGTTACCCACGGAAAACCCGGAAGAACCCTAACTTTTTAGGTGGGCCAGTTTTTTGGGGGCAGGTCACAGGACGTAGATCAGAACTCATTTGGCATCGTTCCATAAGTAAAAATCTGTGACGTATACAGATTTGACATGTAAAAGCGGTATAGTAGCACACTATACAGATTTTACATTTTTTAATTCCTTAAAACTTTATCGCAAATATATTGTGCAAAAATTAACGCTATGGAGGAGGTGTAAAGCACTTAAACTTTATAAAACAGTCTTAACCATTCCCCGGTTATTGGTAGTATCTTTATACTTAATCATGAAGATACATTTAAATTAATGACTAAAATTATAAACTATAAAAACAGCACGCATTAATGGAGAAGTATATGAACAGAAAAATTATTACAAGCAATGAGTTCAGAGGTTATAAAATCAACAATGGTGAAAATAACAATCTGTTCTGTCATAAGAAGACCTTAGACCATATCGCTGACACAACAGAATACATGACAAGCAATCATTCACGAACGTTAATGGTACGTCTTGACATACAAACTGATCAAGACAGTGAACATACGCTTAACAGTAAGGATATGACCAGAGTCATTGAGAATGTTAAGCGCCAAACAGATTCACGCTTTAAAAACGGGAAAAATGATCCTGACACACACGTTGTCTGGGTATCAGAAAGAACTACTCCAGACGATAAACCACACTATCACTTGGCAATATTCGTCAATGGTAATGCAATACAAAATGGCCATTCTTTAAAAAAAGCCTTCAACAATGAAGTAAAAAAGAAATTGAAGACAGATAAGGACGGCCTGGTCAATTTCTCCAGCAGCAATGGAAAAGTAGGCAAGCTCATTGAAAGAAACTCTCCTGACTTTGAGCATCAGGTCAACGATGCGGTGCATGCGGCCAGTTACTTGGCGAAGACCCGTTCAAAAGAATACAACCCCAAGGGGTCTCGAGTCTCCTCTTGCACGCGTATCCGCCGTAAATAGAGTATATTATGCCTTATATCAAAGTGAAAAAAACAGGAGCCTCAAGATGCCCTCATCAACCTCTCCCGACTCGTGGTCTGATATCAACACTGACATGATCGTCCGCACCTGCGATGGTGCAGATTGCCAGTACATCTGCAAAACGACCCTCAAGACGCACTCAGGGCGTACAGTTTCAGCCTTAGGTGAAGCAGATACCCTGCAGGCAGCAAGCGATTCCTCTCGCACCAATGCCACCAGGCTCCTCCAGACCCAATTTGCAGCCTCAAACGATGCAGTAACACAGTCACCCTGGGATGACGCCCCTACGCATGTTCAAGGGCCTCAGGACAGGCCACAAGACAAGGCCATGCTCAATGGTGGCGGTTCCAAGCCCGCATCGCCCAAACAGGTCGGGTTGGTCAAAAAAATCGCCCAAGAAAAAGGGCAATCAGCAGAAGCCCTGAGCTACAAGGACTTTGGCAAAGACCTTGCTCAACTGACCGGAGCCGAGATCAATACCCTCATCAGGACGTTGAAGGGCAGCCATTAGGTGTACTTGATAAAAACATCCCCACACCTCCTAAAAACCCTTCTCCATCGATCCCGAAAAAGCATAGCCCCATTTTCACCCGAGAAGTCCCTCACAGCTAATCGGGGGGATCAGCCACCGTCCATTTTCCGGTCTTGATATCAAAGGCAGGGCCAAGAGGCAGCAGCAAACGCCACTACGGCAGAAATGCGCTCTACACACGCGATAAGTTCACTGCATGGCTCTGGGGATTACAAAATAGCGGTGATTGGTGGGTGCTGCCTGCATGACAGCACCCATCTTTCATCATTGTAAGTAATAGTATGTATTCCCACACATGCCCTCATCCACCCAACGCATCAGCAGGAGGCCACATGCAACACAGAAATTGCCATCACGACTTTGAATATAGCAACAGGCTGATAAATACCGGCATCGGTACAGAGGAGTTCTTTAAGGCCATTGAGAAGGTATTGCCCCCTGTGGTTTCCAGGGCCGAACTGGCAAGGCTCACCGGTGGGCTTATTTCCGCCAAGACTCTCAGCAATGAAGACGCCCTGCGGAAAGGCCCAAGGGAGCGCGTCAGAGCTGGCTCCAAGGTCGGCTATACCAGAGCATCCGCTATGGCTTACCTTCGCAAGAAACTAAGCCTACTGTATATTGACAGATAAGAGAAAACAAAGTGTATTTTTGTAATATCGATACCCATCCCCCTCACTCAAAAGAACCAATTACGCTCCACCCATGGCCTTGGCTGCCCAGCAAGTACTATACGAATTAACCCTCTGTATGCCTGGTTCTGAAAAGGATTTGCAACCATACCGCATATGAAGTCAGTCGGCTCATTGAGCAGATCAATATTATAGGCTGAAATTTCTACATTTTTATTGGAGGCATTCGGTTTCGGTTTGACAGCTACCGATCCAGTAAAATTGTCTATCTCGCTGAAATTTGGTATAATTTTAAGAATAAACGTTAAGTTTTAAAATCCAGCAGGATACGTCCAATTTCGAGATAGGTATGATAGTGTTGGTGCAAAACAAAATTAAACGATCCATCCAGGCCGCGAAAGGCTTATACCACCGTCTGGTACTGCTGGTGGGCGAAAGTGGTTCCGGTAAAACCAACGTTCTTCGTGATATCGCCGAGGAGTTCGGAGCACCCGTCATCAACGTCAATCTGGCGCTTTCAGGCGAACTGCTGGAACTGACGACAAAACAACGGTCGCTTCGGTTGCCGGGCATCCTTAACCAGGTCGCGGATCAGATTCAGTCACCCATCGTACTGGATAATCTTGAGATCCTTTTCGACAAAGATCTTCAGCAGGATCCACTGCGCCTGCTACAGTCCATTTCGAGAAACCGAACCCTTGTGGCTTCGTGGAACGGAAGCATAAATTCCGGAAGGCTGTTGTACGCTGAGCCCGGCCATCCCGAATACCGCAGCTATGACACAGTCGATGCGCTGATTGTGAGTATGGACGGCACGGCCACAGTTGATGTGGCAAAAAACGATAAAGAGGCAGGGCTGGCGTGAAATACGGAGATCTTATCCAATTCGATCCGATTGAGTCGGTGGTTCAGTTGCGTGACGCGGATAAAGCGAATGCCGCGCACACCCTCGTGAACACTTATGTCATTTCTGAGGAAATGGCCGAACGACTCACACAGCTTGTCATTCCGCAGATGCAGTTCGACCAGCCGGTCGATAACAAGGGGCTGCTGGTCGTCGGTAACTATGGCACGGGTAAATCGCACTTGATGTCGGTAGTATCTAGCCTTGCCGCAGATGCCTCACTGTTGGATGGGCTGAGCCATGCCGGTGTCCGTGATGCAGCCTCTCAGATCTCCGGACGGTTCAAGGTCATCCGTACCGAGATCGGAGCCACCACCATGTCCCTGCGTGACATCCTGGTGGCCGAACTGGAAGAGCATCTCGAAAAACTCGGTGTGGAGTATGTCTTCCCCGAGGCGGGCACCATCACCAACCACAAACGGGCCTTCGAAGACATGATGCCAAGTTCGGCGAGGTTTTTCCCGAACACGGCCTGCTGCTGGTGGTCGACGAGCTGCTCGACTACCTGCGCACCCGCAAGGACCAGGAGCTGATCCTTGACCTCAATCTCCTCCGCGAGGTCGGTGAGATCTGCAAGTACCTCGGGGTCAGCAATGACACCGTGTACAAGTGGATTGATAAACATGAAATGCCAGCGCATCGCATGGGCCGCCTCTGGAAGTTCAAAAAGGATGAGGTGGACGAATGGGTAAAGGCCGGTGGCGCTGCCGAGCATTACAAAAAGGAATCCTGACCAAGAATGAGTAACGATAGATACAGCATGTCATTTACAACGGGCAGTCTCTTCCACCGTGAATCGGTGGAGCTGGCCGCGCTGTATCTTGATCTTGGCGACTGGAACTCTGTTCGAGACAAGGTCGTTGCAGAAAATTTATTGCAGACCAGAACGCTGAATACGCTCAAACGAGTCTGCCGCGAGGTCATCTCTCGGCTGCGGACGTTGAGCCCAGGCGAACTTGAATTCCTTGTTGAGGGCAGCCACCAAGAGCAAGCCTATCTTCTGTGGCTCGCTGTTTGCCGCCGATACAGATTCATCGCCGATTTTGCCGTCGAAGTGCTTCGAGAGCGCTACGTCACACTGAAAAGTGATCTGACCCACGAGGATTTCGATTCCTTCTTCAACCGGAAATCCGAGTGGCATTTGGAACTGGATGAGATCACCCCGGCGACACGAGGCAAATTACGGCAGGTCCTGTTCAAGATACTCCGTGAGGCTGATCTTCTAACGGCCAACAACATGATACACGCTGCCATGCTCAGTCCGAGACTACTGGGTCTGATCCATAAAGGCAGCCGCAGGGATATTTTGCACTTCCCTGTATTTGAATCCGATGTGAAGGGGATGAAGCGGTGACAGCAGATATAGCCAGAATGCCGATGCAGGACAGATTTCAGCATCTCTTTGCAGTGATCTCGGGCCAGCGCTTTCTCAATAAGCAAGGACTCGGCAACGAGGTCCCGTTCTTTATCTGCCCTTACAAGCCGGAAGAGTCTGTTGAAATGGAGCGGCTCCAGCGTCAGCTGGTTAATCGCCTTGAGCAGGCCGGTGTCCGGATTCTGGAAATCAACCTGTATGATCTTTCGATAGAAATTCTCAAAGAGCGTGACATCTGGGAGCAGATTGTCGAAATGGAGGATTCCGTCTCCAAAGAGCAGCTCAAAGAACTGTTGCAGGGCGTGCTGGACCCCGAAGCGCACCTTGTTCCGGCGATTGCGGCCAAACTGGCAAGCACCGATTTCGAGGTTCTTTTTCTGTCCGGCGTTGGCGAGGTGTTCCCCTATATCCGTTCGCACAACGTCTTGAACAATTTGCAGAGCACGGCGAAAGAAAAGCCGACCGTCATGTTTTTCCCGGGAGCCTACACCCACTCCCTGGAGTCTGGAGCATCGCTCGATCTCTTCGGAAGGCTGCATGACGACAAGTACTACCGGGCGTTCAACATCTTTCACTGCGAAGTATAAACGAGGGAAGCGTGATGACTCTCAAGACCATTTTTAACAAGCCAGTTGACCGCCCGATTGAAGGGGTCATCAAAGCTGACGATGAAGCCAGCCTTCGCCTCGAAATTGAAGAATACGTACTGACCAACGAAGTCGAGAAACGGCTTGAGTCCTTTCTTGATGCCTACAACAACTATGAAGGTGCCAACGGCGTTTGGGTTTCCGGCTTCTTCGGGTCAGGTAAATCCCACCTGTTGAAGATGCTGGCGCTCTTGCTCGAAAACCGGCAGATCGACGGGGCCTCAGCTCTTGACCTGTTCCTGCCCAAGTGTGGCGACAACGAAATCCTTCGCGGTGATCTCAAGCGAGCAGTCGCCATCCCGTCGAAAAGCATTCTGTTCAACATCGACCAGAAAGCTGACGTCATCAGCAAGACTCAGATCGATGCGCTCCTCGCGGTCTTCGTCAAGGTCTTTGACGAGATGTGCGGTTACTACGGCAAGCAGGGGCACATCGCCCAATTCGAGCGCGATCTCGACAGCCGTGGCCTCTATGATAAGTTCAAGTCGGCCTATGAATCCACTGCGGGGAGAACATGGCAGAAGGGCCGCGAGCAAGCTCTGCTGGAGGCGAAAAATATTGCCAAAGCCTATGCCCAGGCAACCGGTGGTGACGAGGCATCGGCCATGGGGATACTCGATAAATACCGCAGCCAGTATCGTGTCTCCATCGAAGATTTCGCTGAACAGGCGCATGCGTATATCGAGCGGCAACCGCCTGATTTCCGTCTGAACTTCTTTGTTGATGAGGTCGGTCAGTACATCGCTGAAAACATCAAGCTAATGACCAACCTCCAGACCATCGCCGAGAGTATGGCCACCAAATGCAGGGGCCGCGCATGGGTCATCGTGACCGCCCAAGAAGATATGGGGACTGTTGTCGGCGAGATGGGCAAACAGCAAGGCAACGACTTTTCAAAGATCCAGGCTCGGTTCGCCAACCGCATGAAGCTGACCAGCGCCGATGTGGCAGAGGTTATCCAGAAGCGTCTGCTGACGAAAACCGAAGAAGGCGTTCGTCTACTTTCGGATATTTATTACGCGCAGTCCAACAATTTTAAGACCCTGTTCGACTTTGCCGACGGCTCGCAAACCTACAGGAACTATCAGGATCAGGATCATTTTATCCACTGCTATCCGTTCATTCCGTACCAGTTCGCGCTGTTCCAGTCGGCTATTCAGAATCTGTCGCAGCATAATGCCTTTGAGGGCAAGCACAGCTCAGTAGGTGAACGCTCCATGCTCGGTGTGTTCCAGCAAGTTGCGATTCAGATCGGGGGGCATGAAATTGGTCAGCTGGCGACCTTCGACCTAATGTTTGAGGGCATCCGCACCGCGTTGAAGTCCAATATTCAGCGGGCCATCATCCAGGCTGAAAACCATCTGGATGGCCCCTTTGCGATCCGGCTGTTGAAAACGCTCTTCTTGGTCAAATACGTCAAGGAATTCAAGCCGACCCTTCGCAACCTGTGCGTCCTGATGCTGGACGGATTCAATCAGGATCTACCTGCTCTTCGGAAAAAAGTCGAAGAAGCCCTCAGCCTTCTCGAACAGCAAACCTACGTGCAGCGCAATGGCGAACTGTATGAATACCTGACCGACGAGGAAAAGGACGTCGAACAGGAAATCAAGAATACCGAAGTTGAGTCGTCAGACATTGCCGCCGAACTTGAGAAGATCGTTTTCGACCACGTCATCAAGCATAGGAAGATCCGCTACGACGAGAATGGCCAGGATTACCCATTTTCCAGAAAGCTCGATGACCGACTGCACGGGCGGGAGTACGAGTTGGCCATTCATGTCATCAGTCCGTTCCATGAAAACGCCGAAAACGAGTCCACTCTGCGGATGCAGAGCATGGGGCGTGACGAACTGCTAGTCCTGATGCCAGCAGATGAACGGCTTGTTCGCGACATGCTCATGTACAAACGGACGGAGAAATACATCCGGCAGAATATCTCGATCACGCAACAGGAGGCCGTCAAACGCATCCTGACGGACAAGGGCTTCCAGAACCGGGAACGGTATGCCGAACTACAGCAGCGTGCTCAAAGCTTGATGAGCAAGGCCAAGTTGGTGGTGGCAGGAGGTGACATTGAGATCGGTTCCGAAGATGCACAGACCCGTGTGCTACGAGGATTCCATGAGCTCATTTCCCGCACCTATCCGAACCTTAGCATGTTGCGCGGTGTCACCTATGCCGAGAATGACATCGCTAAATTTCTCAAGCATTCTCAGCAGGGGTTGTTCGGCAACGATGCCACTTCACTGGCCGAGTCCGAGCAGGAGCTTCTGGCGTTCATCCATAGCAACGATCGGGGTGGCGTGCGCACCACGCTAAAGAACCTGCTGGAGAAATTCGAGCGCAAACCATACGGCTGGTACTACGCCGCCGTACTTTGCACTTTGGCCAAACTGTGCGCACGCGGCAAGATTGAAGTTCGCACCGACGGCAACCTGCTGGAAGAGGGCGAAATTGAACGGGCACTACGAAACACCCATGGCCACGGCAATGTGGTGCTGGAACCCCAGGTCGAATTTACTGCATCGCAGGTCCGCGCCCTCAAAGAATTCTTTGAGGACTTCTTTGATGCCCCGCCACGCTCCAGTGAAGCGAAGGTACTTGGCAAGGAGACCGGAACCGCACTTCAAGAACTCATCCATCAGCTTAATCCGCTGGAGGCCCAGGCATCCCAGTATCCATTTCTGAAGGCGCTGACGCCGGTGATTGAGAAGCTCAAGGAGCTAACCGGTAAGCCATACACATGGTATCTGACCGAACTCACCCGCCAGGAAGATGCACTGCTCAATATGAAGGAAAGCGTCATCGATCCTGTCCGCAAGTTCATGAACGGCCCGCAGAAAGACATTTTCGATAACGCCCGTAAATTCGTTCAAAGCCAGGAGCCCAACTTTGCTTACATCGAAGGCGACGAAGCCGCACAGGTGGTCGCTTGTTTGACCGATCCGGAATGCTTCAAGGGCAACCGCATGCCGCAGGTGAAGACGCAAGTCGAAATCCTGCAGGGGAAGGTCACTGCCCAGATCGAGGCCGAGATTGCCAAGGCCAAGGAAAGGGTCGACGCCCTCAAAGGCCGCCTCTGCGGAATGGCTGAATTCAGCGTACTGAACGGTGAGCAGCAGGAGCAGGTCACCCGCCCGTTTAACGAATTCAACTCAGGCCTTGAGCGTCAGCAACTGATCGCCGTCATTCGCGACACCTTGCGCCGGTTTGAGGAAAGCGACTACCAGCGCCTGCTTTCGAAGATGACCTCCTGGGCGCAACCGGCACCAACACCCGAGTCTGCGCCGGAACCCGGTCAGCCCGCCCCCTCGGATGAAGGGACAAAACCCACGCCACCGGCTAAACCGGAACCACGCATTGAATACGTGCCGAGCCGCTCGTTGAAGGTCTCTTTCGACAAGGCCTGGCTGGCCGACGAGACCGACGTGGAACGCTACCTGAAATCCATGCGCGAGGCGCTGCTGGATGAAATCCGCAAAGGGAAAAGGATTCAGATTTGATGAACTGCGGAACTCACGAACAGCTCGAAATGTAAGCGCAAAACCATTTTCCCGCCGGCGGGAAAATGGTTGGAGAGAATACCCATGGATAAGCTCAGCGTTCAAAAGCTACACAACCAATTTGATTCATTGAGCCACGCAGTGCCCGACAAGAATGT contains the following coding sequences:
- a CDS encoding RICIN domain-containing protein, whose translation is MRYGEWGDDGLEAESGGRQKTMKKQSVARILNVLVALFAVCFFFPPLAVAEVIADGDYLIQMADSDLAVVSSGITVREQVTLGKNMKAGIWHFKHLGKDYYKVTAPKRAMVLDSKESKKYNGVPIIIFPWHGGKNQRWKVIARGEFYSLINQETGLALDLKGNVQRAGSVFQGYTENSSRGQLFRLTPQSEESFAPKSPVNQEEEQPMKSFSNGPSAR
- a CDS encoding IS3 family transposase (programmed frameshift) encodes the protein MGRKNFTAEQIIFKLREVEVLVGQGESIAMACRKIAVTEQTYYRWRKEYGGMGTDQLKRLKELEKENARLRRAVADLSLEKIILAEVAKGKLLSPARRRQCAEHVREQTGSSERKICAVLGQNRTTQRYTSSVREFSVLVRQAVINYASEYGRYGYRAITDLLRMDGWGISYNRVERIWKQEGLKVPAKQRPRKRLWLNDGSCVRLRPEWKNHVWAYDFVHCRTVNGKAFRVLVVIDEYSRECLALHVARTIRAEQVMHVLADLFLTHGRPDNIRSDNGPKFVALALKKWLAELSVQTQYIEPGSPWENGYCESFNGKLRDKLLDGELFMTLQEAEIVIENWRRHYNHRRPHRSLGGQPPAPLTFFAPPMGGAMGSLSPPTELLCIRMAEEAPQSACH
- a CDS encoding ISL3 family transposase, translated to MKDTDLYFRILGLTEPWFVEAVELDTAEGRVDIRVEHGPGVRWFCPTCGRELACRDHAEPRVWRHLDTCQFKTFLHARIPRVDCPEHGVLQVNVPWAESKARFTILMERLIIDVLTECATVTGARRILRITWDEAWGVMERAVRRGRERKQSNPSRYLGVDEKAFRKGHDYVTVVCDLIGSTVEYVADERKAESLEGYYLQFTKAQLERIKAVAMDMWEPYFKATLKHVPDAAGKIVHDRFHVMKHVGEAVDRVRKQEHRELTSQDDHRLKGTKFLWLYREENLPDKHRPALEALKTANLKVAKAWAMKESLNDVWKYLSTGWARRFVKRWLVWVNRSDLAPMRKVGGLIQRHLENILTFCRHRITNGVAEGLNSKIMAIKRKACGYRNREHFKTAIYFFCGGLNLYPASS
- a CDS encoding YagK/YfjJ domain-containing protein, translating into MNRKIITSNEFRGYKINNGENNNLFCHKKTLDHIADTTEYMTSNHSRTLMVRLDIQTDQDSEHTLNSKDMTRVIENVKRQTDSRFKNGKNDPDTHVVWVSERTTPDDKPHYHLAIFVNGNAIQNGHSLKKAFNNEVKKKLKTDKDGLVNFSSSNGKVGKLIERNSPDFEHQVNDAVHAASYLAKTRSKEYNPKGSRVSSCTRIRRK
- the brxF gene encoding BREX-3 system P-loop-containing protein BrxF; this translates as MIVLVQNKIKRSIQAAKGLYHRLVLLVGESGSGKTNVLRDIAEEFGAPVINVNLALSGELLELTTKQRSLRLPGILNQVADQIQSPIVLDNLEILFDKDLQQDPLRLLQSISRNRTLVASWNGSINSGRLLYAEPGHPEYRSYDTVDALIVSMDGTATVDVAKNDKEAGLA
- a CDS encoding excisionase family DNA-binding protein; translation: MYKWIDKHEMPAHRMGRLWKFKKDEVDEWVKAGGAAEHYKKES
- a CDS encoding DUF1819 family protein — protein: MSNDRYSMSFTTGSLFHRESVELAALYLDLGDWNSVRDKVVAENLLQTRTLNTLKRVCREVISRLRTLSPGELEFLVEGSHQEQAYLLWLAVCRRYRFIADFAVEVLRERYVTLKSDLTHEDFDSFFNRKSEWHLELDEITPATRGKLRQVLFKILREADLLTANNMIHAAMLSPRLLGLIHKGSRRDILHFPVFESDVKGMKR
- a CDS encoding DUF1788 domain-containing protein, with product MPMQDRFQHLFAVISGQRFLNKQGLGNEVPFFICPYKPEESVEMERLQRQLVNRLEQAGVRILEINLYDLSIEILKERDIWEQIVEMEDSVSKEQLKELLQGVLDPEAHLVPAIAAKLASTDFEVLFLSGVGEVFPYIRSHNVLNNLQSTAKEKPTVMFFPGAYTHSLESGASLDLFGRLHDDKYYRAFNIFHCEV